One Papaver somniferum cultivar HN1 chromosome 10, ASM357369v1, whole genome shotgun sequence genomic window carries:
- the LOC113316632 gene encoding uncharacterized protein LOC113316632, which produces MDAAITFEEDDVEEDMEDHNDPLILTLPIAGCNIKKILIDRGSSVNVFFNDTFKRMELNNEQLISSYHTIYGFNGAPTKPLGDIVLQINAGPMKIYTRFSVVDAPSPYNAITGRRWVHKLKGISSTYHQCLRFPSLEGIMEIKGDQVTARECQAMQNHLNNNLDEQRKSRRSRNKEAAKEKAIDLYLEGITEKSLTKGGDVQSAEASTSVAKTTEEPTK; this is translated from the coding sequence ATGGATGCAGCGATCACTTTCGAGGAAGATGATGTGGAGGAAGACATGGAGGATCACAATGATCCTTTGATCCTCACACTTCCCATAGCAGGGTGCAacatcaaaaagatcctcattgACAGAGGAAGTTCAGTTAACGTCTTTTTCAATGATACGTTCAAACGAATGGAGCTAAACAACGAGCAGTTGATATCTTCGTACCACACCATTTACGGATTCAACGGGGCTCCTACGAAACCATTGGGTGACATTGTTCTACAAATAAATGCAGGACCGATGAAGATATACACCCgtttcagcgtggtagacgctcCTTCCCCCTACAATGCTATCACCGGACGaagatgggtacacaagctcaaggGGATATCATCAACTTATCACCAGTGTCTTCGATTCCCATCACTCGAAGggataatggagatcaagggtgACCAGGTCACTGCTCGGGAATGCCAAGCTATGCAAAACCATCTCAATAACAATCTAGATGAGCAACGGAAATCCCGCAGAAGTCGGAACAAGGAAGCTGCCAAAGAAAAAGCCATTGATTTGTACCTCGAAGGAATCACAGAAAAAAGCCTGACGAAGGGGGGCGACGTCCAAAGCGCTGAGGCAAGTACCTCAGTGGCCAAGACGACAGAggagcctaccaaatag
- the LOC113316898 gene encoding F-box protein At3g07870-like, with the protein MESLPSDIVLDIVSRVPAESVLECKLVCKLWGTLFRGSNFANLHLSHQLNHLHGGGDDGNDDLAASKVEPCLFFACRIDYPANFITLLYHGGQVSDWISIGKKYIFIENLKRIYHAPMHTNYLSDHLVGSCNGLVCTFQLHNLVLDPIYICNPLTREYVYLPELVVNKEGVDPHRIVKGDVDLCNHMACGFGYVRSTNEYKVVRIHYLDNDGHVEVYTFGSGCGWRAIGRVPYQLSKFNGGKATNANDAMYWISYNRVVAFDLDKEEFRLLSVPPCLQNRQNEDRCGLVALGRHLCLYMNKLRCKIWSLMESSDSKETW; encoded by the coding sequence ATGGAGTCTCTTCCCTCAGATATAGTATTGGATATCGTTTCTAGGGTTCCAGCCGAATCTGTGTTAGAGTGCAAATTAGTTTGTAAATTATGGGGAACTCTCTTTCGCGGAAGTAACTTTGCTAATTTACATCTCAGTCATCAGCTGAACCATCTCCATGGAGGCGGCGACGACGGCAATGATGATCTAGCAGCTTCTAAGGTCGAGCCATGTCTCTTTTTTGCTTGTCGCATTGACTATCCCGCCAACTTCATAACTTTACTTTACCATGGAGGACAAGTAAGTGATTGGATAAGCATCGGTAAGAAATACATTTTCATTGAAAATCTGAAAAGGATCTATCATGCTCCAATGCATACTAACTATTTATCTGATCACTTAGTTGGCTCCTGCAATGGTTTGGTTTGTACATTTCAACTCCACAATTTAGTTCTAGATCCCATCTATATTTGTAATCCCCTTACCAGGGAATATGTTTATCTTCCCGAACTAGTTGTAAACAAAGAAGGCGTTGATCCTCATCGTATAGTCAAAGGAGACGTTGACTTGTGTAATCATATGGCATGTGGATTTGGGTATGTTAGGtcaaccaatgagtacaaggttgttagaaTCCATTACCTAGACAATGATGGACATGTCGAAGTATACACATTTGGCAGTGGTTGTGGGTGGAGAGCGATAGGTAGAGTTCCCTATCAACTGTCAAAGTTCAATGGGGGTAAGGCTACCAATGCCAATGATGCCATGTATTGGATTTCGTACAACAGAGTTGTGGCCTTTGACTTGGATAAGGAAGAGTTTCGATTGCTATCTGTCCCTCCTTGTCTGCAAAACCGTCAGAACGAAGATAGATGTGGTCTTGTAGCACTTGGAAGGCATTTGTGTCTTTATATGAATAAATTGCGTTGCAAAATCTGGTCCTTGATGGAAAGTAGCGACTCGAAGGAGACCTGGTGA